From a region of the uncultured Draconibacterium sp. genome:
- a CDS encoding TonB-dependent receptor produces MKKYIILLFVLFPFLTKAQSVSGVVFSDEDSGKQPLPGVNVIWEGTSEGTASKPDGSFRLEQKSGRNKLVFSFVGYEPQTVQVHDADTLEVVLQPNFELEEVTVIKKDRGTYLSVINPIQTENIGGAELHKAACCNLAESFETNPSVDVSYSDAVTGAKQIKLLGLDGTYSQLQVENIPNLRGLATTLGLTYIPGPWLESIQVSKGAASVLNGYESIAGQINAELKKPDSSEKLFLNVYGNNEGRYEFNGNTNIKVKGDTLTTGVFVHASDLSKENDHNHDGFLDSPLSSTFEVANRWKYNNHRGGMAQAGVTLLWDDRMGGQLGADRDLTPSIDNPYGVNIVNNRVDAFFKSGIVSQDNHRALAIITNFARHETESYYGLTDYDADETRFYANLIYTQDLDEAAIHVLNSGASFIYDDFNEMLYNEDVQRTEKVPGIFTEYTFMPSENLTLMAGIRADFHNIFGNFVTPRMHFRYNFADHYTIRASAGKGYRTANVISENTYLLANSRPISWTEDAMQEEAWNFGFAFIQNYKLLDRDLSINAEFFRTDFQQKLVVDRETSSEFIYLLPSTEKAYANSLQFDVRWQPIERLDMLLAYRVNVIKETIGGELKEAPLTSDYKGLINLNYTTNLKKWMFDYNIQFNGGGRIPHVYEEWMNRADFAGDFFEFSPYTIMNAQVTKYFRYWNIYLGVENLTDFTQRNPIEGADDPFGPEFSATNIWGPTMGRKIYLGLRFNLNYE; encoded by the coding sequence ATGAAGAAATACATCATACTTTTATTTGTCCTGTTTCCGTTTCTCACGAAAGCGCAGTCTGTTTCAGGTGTAGTTTTTAGCGACGAGGATAGCGGTAAACAGCCGCTTCCCGGAGTGAATGTGATTTGGGAAGGTACCAGTGAAGGTACTGCCTCAAAACCCGACGGAAGCTTCCGGTTAGAGCAGAAATCAGGGCGGAACAAGCTCGTTTTTAGTTTTGTAGGTTATGAGCCACAAACAGTACAAGTGCACGATGCTGATACTTTAGAAGTGGTGCTTCAGCCAAATTTTGAATTGGAAGAAGTGACGGTGATTAAAAAGGATAGAGGAACATACTTATCGGTTATTAATCCTATCCAAACTGAAAATATTGGAGGTGCGGAACTACACAAAGCTGCCTGTTGTAACCTGGCCGAAAGTTTTGAAACCAATCCTTCGGTTGATGTTAGTTACAGCGATGCCGTTACCGGAGCCAAACAAATTAAGCTTTTGGGACTCGACGGAACCTATTCGCAGCTTCAGGTTGAGAATATCCCGAACTTGAGAGGTCTGGCTACAACGCTCGGATTAACATATATTCCCGGTCCCTGGCTGGAGTCAATTCAAGTTTCGAAAGGAGCTGCTTCGGTGTTAAATGGCTATGAGTCGATTGCCGGACAAATTAATGCAGAATTAAAAAAGCCGGATAGCAGTGAAAAACTCTTTTTAAATGTTTACGGAAACAATGAAGGCCGTTATGAATTTAATGGTAATACTAATATAAAAGTTAAAGGCGACACGCTCACAACGGGTGTTTTCGTGCATGCCAGCGATCTGTCGAAAGAAAACGATCATAACCACGATGGTTTTCTGGATTCGCCTTTGTCGAGCACATTTGAGGTGGCAAACCGCTGGAAATACAACAACCATAGAGGCGGAATGGCACAAGCCGGAGTTACTTTACTTTGGGACGACCGAATGGGAGGACAGCTTGGCGCCGACAGAGATCTGACACCGTCAATCGATAATCCGTACGGTGTTAATATTGTAAATAATCGTGTGGATGCGTTTTTTAAATCGGGAATTGTTTCGCAGGATAATCATCGTGCACTGGCTATTATTACTAATTTCGCGCGTCACGAAACCGAATCCTATTATGGGTTAACCGATTACGATGCCGATGAGACAAGGTTTTATGCCAACCTGATTTATACACAGGATTTAGACGAAGCGGCTATTCATGTTTTAAACAGCGGGGCGAGTTTTATTTACGACGATTTTAACGAAATGCTGTACAACGAGGATGTACAACGCACCGAAAAAGTTCCGGGAATATTTACGGAATATACTTTTATGCCAAGTGAAAATCTTACGCTAATGGCTGGTATTCGTGCTGATTTTCACAATATTTTTGGAAATTTTGTTACACCACGTATGCACTTTCGTTATAATTTTGCTGATCATTATACCATTCGCGCCAGCGCCGGAAAAGGTTACCGTACAGCTAACGTAATCTCGGAAAATACATATTTACTGGCGAACTCGCGGCCGATTAGCTGGACGGAAGATGCCATGCAGGAAGAAGCCTGGAACTTTGGTTTTGCTTTTATCCAGAATTACAAATTACTGGATCGCGACCTGAGTATCAATGCCGAATTCTTCCGAACCGATTTTCAGCAGAAATTAGTGGTCGACAGGGAAACATCGTCTGAATTTATATACCTGTTGCCTTCCACCGAAAAGGCCTATGCCAATAGCCTTCAGTTTGATGTGCGCTGGCAACCCATTGAACGTTTGGATATGTTGCTGGCTTACCGGGTTAACGTCATTAAAGAAACCATAGGCGGTGAATTGAAAGAGGCTCCATTAACCAGCGATTACAAAGGATTGATTAACCTGAATTACACAACCAACCTGAAAAAATGGATGTTCGATTATAACATTCAATTTAATGGAGGCGGACGAATTCCGCATGTTTACGAAGAATGGATGAACCGGGCAGATTTCGCGGGAGACTTTTTTGAATTTTCACCTTATACGATTATGAATGCTCAAGTAACAAAATATTTCCGCTATTGGAATATTTATCTGGGGGTTGAAAATTTGACCGATTTTACACAACGAAATCCGATTGAAGGGGCTGATGATCCATTCGGACCTGAATTTAGTGCAACCAATATTTGGGGGCCAACAATGGGGCGAAAAATCTACCTCGGATTACGGTTTAATTTGAATTATGAATAG
- a CDS encoding SDR family oxidoreductase produces the protein MSNNLLKGKKGIIFGALNPDSIAWKVAVRAHEEGATVTLSNTPVAIRMGETNQLGEQINAEVIGADATNVEDLENLIKKSMEALGGKIDFILHSIGMSPNVRKGRHYSDLDYNYLDKTLDVSAVSFHKVLQVARKMDAINEWGSVVALSYVAAQRSFFGYNDMADAKALLESIARSFGYIYGRERNVRVNTISQSPTITTAGNGVKGFDRLLDFSERMSPLGNATGDECADYCITLFSDLTKKVTMQNLFHDGGFSNMGMSLRALEQYEKGLDKICACDSDMPSADEHRYD, from the coding sequence ATGAGTAACAATTTATTAAAAGGAAAAAAGGGAATTATTTTCGGGGCACTAAATCCTGATTCAATTGCCTGGAAAGTGGCAGTAAGAGCACACGAAGAAGGAGCCACGGTAACATTATCAAATACCCCGGTTGCCATTCGTATGGGCGAAACAAACCAACTGGGAGAGCAAATTAATGCTGAAGTTATTGGTGCCGATGCAACCAATGTTGAGGATCTGGAAAACCTGATCAAAAAATCAATGGAAGCTTTAGGTGGCAAAATCGACTTCATTTTACACTCGATTGGTATGTCGCCAAACGTAAGAAAGGGACGCCATTACAGTGATTTGGATTATAACTATCTGGACAAAACCCTTGATGTGTCTGCAGTGTCTTTTCACAAAGTTCTTCAAGTGGCACGTAAAATGGATGCTATTAACGAATGGGGATCGGTAGTTGCCTTGTCGTATGTTGCGGCACAACGTTCTTTCTTTGGTTACAACGATATGGCCGACGCAAAAGCATTGCTTGAATCGATTGCCCGTAGTTTCGGTTATATTTATGGTCGTGAGCGTAATGTTCGGGTAAATACCATTTCACAATCGCCAACCATTACAACCGCGGGAAACGGTGTTAAAGGTTTCGACCGTTTGTTAGACTTCTCGGAAAGAATGTCGCCACTGGGTAATGCCACAGGTGATGAATGTGCTGATTACTGTATTACACTTTTCTCAGACCTGACGAAAAAAGTTACGATGCAAAACCTTTTCCACGACGGTGGATTCTCGAATATGGGAATGAGCCTGCGTGCACTGGAGCAATACGAAAAAGGTTTGGATAAAATATGTGCGTGCGATAGTGATATGCCCAGCGCTGATGAACATCGCTACGACTAA
- a CDS encoding heavy-metal-associated domain-containing protein: MKKLILLFTMAMFIGFTANETFAQKKENKVVCFKSNMDCADCEKTVTEYLKFEKGVKDLKIDFVSNTIFVEYKDGKNTDDELAAAIEKKGYKAVKITQKEYEEIVAKTKKDK; encoded by the coding sequence ATGAAAAAACTGATTTTATTATTTACGATGGCGATGTTTATCGGTTTTACCGCTAACGAAACATTTGCACAGAAAAAAGAGAATAAGGTAGTTTGCTTTAAAAGCAATATGGACTGCGCCGACTGTGAGAAAACAGTTACAGAATACCTAAAGTTTGAGAAAGGGGTGAAAGATCTGAAAATTGATTTTGTCTCAAATACCATTTTTGTGGAATACAAAGACGGGAAGAATACCGATGATGAACTGGCCGCAGCCATAGAAAAGAAAGGCTACAAAGCGGTTAAGATCACCCAAAAAGAATACGAAGAAATTGTAGCAAAGACTAAAAAGGATAAGTAA
- a CDS encoding TonB-dependent receptor, whose product MKKIALMLLGIALFGVLVAEAQVKSITGTVTSSDDDMGIPGVSVSVKGTTIGTVTNLDGFYQLEVPADAATLVFSFVGMKTQEKPISGSVINATLVPDVIGVDEVMVVAYGTSTKGSFTGSAGVVEAKEIEKRQVSNISNALAGTIAGVQVLSNNGQPGSSATIRVRGVGSINAETDPLYVVDGVPFDGDLSSLNSTDIESMTVLKDAASTALYGARGANGIIMITTKKGKSGETKVTLDVKVGSNSRAIKNYDVLTSPKNYTEMTYAAIYNAGIYNLGYDAVQANSYANTRLTSNSEGGYGYKVYTLPTGESLVGTNGKLNPNAVLGYNDGEYYYTPDNWADETFQNNMRQEYNLTISGANEKQNFYLSFGYLDDAGIVSGSGFNRFSGRLKGDQKVNDWLKVGANISYNKIESNYPSSQTSTSSSGNAFFIANYVAPVYPMYVRDGETMQVMDMNGRKVYDYGDGVSTNFSRSFMQIANPAGDLTYNKRDYLSDIVNSNWFAELTPLEGLKLTAKYGLHLDNTRLNSLGNAYMGQSAQYGGTIYQEQTRYWGFDQQYIAYYLFTLNDLHQFDITAGYDGYSYTEEQITGSGQNLYNPESYFLSNAIDNLNTSGEKDTYATEGIFGRINYSLSDAYYFNVAYRRDASSRFSPDNRWGDFWSASAAWMMTEEEFMAGISWVDMLKLKASYGEQGNDNIGNYYAWLDQYSMSGADGVFSDGTLDYKGNPDITWETSTSYNIGVDFAVLNSKLSGTVEYFGRKSTDMLYYKPVQGSVGYTSIPMNIGSMTNSGLELNLNWNILTRDNFNWTANANATFIKNKINDLHPDLEGQLIDGTRIYEEGESMYRFYFVEYAGVDPETGLALYYAEEGEDGERVKTSDYSDALDYKVSTDNLLPAVYGGFNTSIEAYGFDASIQCSYQLGGEIYDSGYARLMHEGNSGSAGTNWHKDIYNAWTPENTNSDVPRVDASDLYANSTSTRFLTSSDYLSINNITVGYTLPTRLTEVLKVDKLRVYFAADNVALLTSRKGLDPRQSFTAATTARYTPIRTLSGGINVSF is encoded by the coding sequence ATGAAAAAAATTGCGCTAATGCTATTGGGCATTGCCTTGTTTGGCGTGCTTGTTGCTGAAGCACAGGTAAAAAGTATCACGGGTACTGTAACCAGTTCCGACGATGATATGGGAATACCCGGTGTTTCAGTAAGTGTTAAAGGTACCACAATCGGTACAGTTACAAATCTCGACGGGTTTTATCAGTTGGAAGTTCCAGCAGATGCCGCAACCTTGGTTTTCTCGTTTGTGGGTATGAAAACTCAGGAAAAACCAATCTCAGGGAGTGTAATCAATGCGACCCTTGTTCCTGATGTTATTGGAGTAGACGAAGTAATGGTAGTTGCTTATGGTACGTCTACCAAAGGATCGTTTACCGGTTCTGCCGGAGTTGTTGAAGCAAAAGAAATTGAGAAGCGTCAGGTTTCCAACATTTCAAATGCTTTAGCCGGAACAATTGCTGGGGTACAGGTATTAAGTAATAATGGTCAGCCTGGAAGTTCTGCAACGATCCGTGTTCGCGGAGTAGGTTCTATTAATGCAGAGACTGATCCGCTATATGTTGTTGATGGAGTACCATTTGATGGTGATCTGTCATCTCTCAATTCTACGGACATTGAGTCGATGACTGTTTTAAAGGATGCTGCTTCTACAGCACTTTATGGTGCCCGAGGTGCGAACGGTATTATCATGATTACAACTAAAAAGGGTAAAAGTGGTGAAACAAAAGTTACCTTAGATGTAAAAGTTGGATCAAACTCGCGTGCGATTAAAAACTACGATGTTTTAACCAGCCCAAAGAATTATACCGAAATGACTTATGCCGCTATTTATAATGCAGGAATTTACAACCTGGGATATGATGCGGTACAAGCAAATTCTTATGCAAATACGCGACTTACGTCAAACAGCGAAGGTGGGTATGGCTACAAGGTATACACATTGCCCACTGGAGAGTCTTTGGTTGGAACAAACGGAAAACTGAATCCAAATGCAGTGTTGGGATATAATGATGGTGAGTATTATTACACTCCTGACAACTGGGCCGATGAGACTTTCCAAAACAACATGAGACAAGAGTATAACTTAACCATTTCTGGTGCAAATGAAAAGCAAAATTTCTACTTGTCTTTTGGTTATCTTGATGATGCAGGTATTGTTTCCGGTTCTGGCTTTAATCGTTTTTCCGGTCGTTTAAAAGGAGACCAAAAGGTAAACGATTGGTTAAAAGTTGGTGCCAATATCAGCTATAATAAAATTGAAAGTAATTATCCTAGTAGTCAGACCTCTACAAGTTCAAGCGGTAATGCATTCTTTATTGCCAACTATGTTGCGCCTGTCTATCCAATGTATGTTCGCGATGGCGAAACAATGCAGGTAATGGATATGAATGGCCGCAAAGTATACGATTACGGTGATGGAGTTAGTACAAACTTCTCGCGTTCGTTTATGCAGATTGCCAACCCTGCCGGTGACTTGACTTATAACAAAAGAGACTATTTGTCGGACATCGTTAATAGTAACTGGTTTGCCGAGTTAACACCACTTGAAGGCTTGAAACTTACTGCAAAATATGGTTTGCACCTGGATAATACTCGTTTAAACTCTCTTGGAAATGCTTACATGGGACAAAGTGCGCAGTATGGTGGAACTATATACCAGGAACAAACTCGTTATTGGGGATTTGACCAACAGTATATAGCCTATTATTTGTTTACTCTTAACGATTTACACCAGTTTGATATTACTGCCGGTTACGATGGTTATTCTTACACTGAGGAACAAATTACAGGTAGTGGACAGAACTTGTACAACCCTGAAAGTTACTTTTTAAGTAACGCTATTGATAATTTGAATACCAGTGGTGAAAAAGATACTTACGCAACTGAAGGTATTTTCGGACGTATCAATTACTCTTTGAGCGATGCTTATTACTTTAACGTTGCTTATCGACGTGATGCTTCGTCTCGTTTTAGCCCTGATAACCGTTGGGGTGATTTCTGGTCGGCCAGTGCTGCCTGGATGATGACAGAAGAAGAATTTATGGCAGGCATTTCATGGGTTGATATGTTAAAACTGAAAGCTTCTTATGGTGAACAGGGTAATGATAACATTGGTAATTATTACGCATGGCTAGACCAATACTCTATGTCAGGTGCTGACGGAGTATTCTCTGATGGTACGCTGGATTACAAAGGAAACCCTGATATTACCTGGGAGACTTCCACTTCATACAATATCGGTGTAGACTTTGCTGTTCTGAATAGTAAACTGTCGGGTACAGTTGAATATTTCGGACGTAAATCAACTGATATGCTATACTACAAGCCGGTACAGGGTAGTGTTGGTTATACTTCAATTCCAATGAATATTGGTTCGATGACCAACTCAGGTCTTGAATTGAACCTGAACTGGAACATTTTAACCCGCGATAACTTCAACTGGACAGCAAATGCCAACGCAACCTTTATTAAAAATAAAATTAATGACTTGCACCCCGACCTTGAAGGCCAGTTAATTGATGGTACTCGTATTTATGAAGAAGGTGAATCAATGTATCGTTTTTACTTTGTAGAATATGCCGGTGTTGACCCTGAAACAGGTTTAGCACTTTATTACGCGGAAGAAGGCGAAGACGGAGAACGAGTAAAAACAAGTGATTATTCAGATGCATTAGATTACAAAGTATCTACCGACAACCTGTTACCAGCAGTTTATGGTGGTTTCAATACAAGTATTGAGGCTTATGGTTTTGATGCATCCATTCAATGTTCTTACCAATTGGGTGGCGAAATTTACGATTCAGGTTATGCCCGTTTAATGCACGAAGGAAACTCAGGATCAGCCGGAACCAACTGGCATAAGGACATCTACAATGCCTGGACACCGGAAAATACCAATTCTGATGTACCACGTGTTGATGCCAGCGACCTTTATGCCAATTCTACATCAACTCGTTTCTTAACAAGCTCGGATTATCTAAGTATCAACAACATTACTGTTGGATATACCTTGCCAACGAGATTAACGGAGGTATTAAAAGTTGACAAACTAAGAGTATACTTTGCTGCTGATAACGTAGCATTATTGACAAGCCGTAAAGGATTAGATCCACGTCAGAGTTTTACAGCGGCTACAACAGCACGTTATACGCCTATTCGAACACTTTCAGGAGGTATTAACGTATCGTTCTAA
- a CDS encoding VOC family protein — translation MQPIIDHIEITVKDLDQTVSFYDKFLPLLGFSPDKKTSAYIASHDKHVVEYSHPNLCIALTSPRESLKNEAVHRRRPGALHHLAFKAESRKEVDNIYTKLLEISADIISAPRLYPEYHKNYYAVFFKAPDGIKFEVVCQKEE, via the coding sequence ATGCAACCCATTATCGACCACATTGAAATTACGGTGAAAGACCTTGACCAAACGGTTTCGTTTTACGACAAATTTTTACCATTACTCGGATTTAGCCCCGATAAGAAAACTTCGGCCTACATAGCCTCGCACGACAAACACGTGGTTGAATATTCGCATCCCAATCTTTGTATTGCGCTTACTTCACCACGCGAATCATTGAAAAATGAAGCTGTTCACCGCCGCCGGCCGGGAGCACTCCATCACCTGGCTTTTAAAGCTGAATCGCGCAAAGAAGTTGATAATATATATACCAAATTGCTGGAAATAAGTGCTGATATTATCAGTGCGCCACGTTTATATCCCGAGTACCACAAGAATTATTATGCCGTTTTCTTTAAAGCTCCTGACGGGATAAAGTTTGAAGTGGTTTGTCAGAAAGAAGAATAA
- a CDS encoding Zn-dependent hydrolase has protein sequence MKRIFMLFMATTLFFSCSTSTKKEAKEDTKMEVNQEIKKKADEFVSFKLTTDLSVLTENEKQMLPILLEAANLMNDIYWQEAYGEKDELLSQSWDEYTLKFIKLNYGPWERLNANKPFLPGYDEKPAGANFYPKDMTKEEFEAWNDETKTSLYTMIRRDEDGNLKSVPYHIAFKNEIEKVAELLLQAAELAEDAGLKKYLEERSKALLTDDYYASDVAWMEMKNNTIEFIVGPIENYEDQLYGYKAAHESFILIKDKDWSKRLEKYAALLPGLQKALPCEQPYKNETPGVDSDMNVYDAIYYAGDCNAGSKTIAINLPNDEEVRETKGSRKLQLKNSMQAKFDKILVPIADLLIAEDQRQHVKFDAFFENTMFHEVAHGLGLGNTVDQSNTVREALKDAYTSIEESKADILGLWCVYQLNEMGELSEKDMMDNFVTFMAGIFRSVRFGAASAHGKANMMRFYYFQEMGAFTRDETTGTYRVDYDKMKDAMMNLSEIILKIQGDGDYQQAKQIIEEKGFIREALQKDLDRIGEAGIPRDIVFEQGAEVLGL, from the coding sequence ATGAAACGAATATTCATGCTGTTTATGGCAACAACTCTATTCTTTAGTTGTTCTACAAGCACTAAAAAAGAAGCAAAAGAAGACACAAAAATGGAAGTGAATCAGGAAATAAAAAAGAAAGCCGACGAATTTGTATCGTTTAAATTAACCACCGATTTAAGCGTGCTAACCGAGAATGAAAAGCAAATGCTGCCGATTTTGCTCGAAGCCGCAAATTTAATGAACGACATTTACTGGCAGGAAGCATACGGCGAAAAGGACGAATTGTTGAGCCAAAGCTGGGATGAATACACCCTGAAATTTATAAAGTTAAATTATGGTCCCTGGGAACGTTTAAATGCCAATAAACCATTTTTGCCCGGATACGATGAAAAACCGGCAGGGGCAAATTTCTATCCGAAAGATATGACAAAGGAAGAATTTGAAGCCTGGAATGATGAAACAAAAACCAGCCTCTATACCATGATACGCCGCGACGAAGACGGTAATTTAAAATCCGTTCCATACCACATCGCATTCAAAAATGAAATAGAAAAGGTTGCCGAGCTGTTATTGCAGGCAGCTGAACTGGCAGAAGATGCCGGACTGAAAAAATATTTGGAAGAGCGTTCGAAAGCGCTACTTACCGATGATTATTATGCAAGTGATGTTGCGTGGATGGAAATGAAAAACAACACCATTGAGTTTATTGTAGGGCCTATTGAAAATTACGAGGATCAGCTTTATGGCTACAAAGCCGCACACGAATCGTTTATCCTGATTAAAGATAAAGACTGGAGTAAACGACTGGAGAAATATGCAGCATTGTTGCCGGGCCTGCAAAAAGCATTGCCTTGCGAGCAGCCTTATAAAAACGAAACTCCGGGCGTCGATTCTGATATGAATGTTTACGATGCTATTTATTACGCTGGTGATTGTAATGCCGGAAGTAAAACCATCGCAATCAATCTGCCTAACGACGAAGAGGTTCGCGAAACAAAAGGCAGCCGTAAACTGCAGTTGAAAAATTCGATGCAGGCTAAATTCGATAAAATATTGGTGCCAATTGCCGATTTGCTGATTGCTGAAGATCAACGCCAGCATGTGAAATTCGATGCTTTCTTCGAAAACACCATGTTTCATGAAGTGGCTCACGGCCTTGGCCTGGGCAACACCGTTGATCAGAGTAACACCGTTCGTGAAGCTTTAAAAGATGCCTACACTTCAATTGAAGAAAGTAAAGCCGATATTTTAGGTTTGTGGTGTGTTTACCAACTCAATGAAATGGGCGAGTTGAGCGAAAAAGATATGATGGACAACTTCGTAACTTTTATGGCCGGCATTTTCCGTTCTGTACGTTTTGGTGCTGCCAGCGCACACGGTAAGGCAAACATGATGCGGTTCTATTACTTTCAGGAAATGGGAGCTTTTACACGCGACGAGACTACCGGGACCTATCGTGTTGACTACGATAAAATGAAAGATGCCATGATGAACCTGTCGGAAATTATTCTGAAAATTCAGGGCGATGGCGACTATCAGCAGGCCAAACAAATCATTGAAGAGAAAGGATTTATTCGCGAAGCACTTCAAAAAGATCTGGACCGGATAGGAGAGGCCGGTATTCCGCGCGATATCGTTTTCGAGCAGGGAGCAGAAGTTTTAGGACTTTAA
- a CDS encoding RagB/SusD family nutrient uptake outer membrane protein produces the protein MKRKHIFALLAISLFAFVGCEDLDTLPEGDTITSSQKEDVVTNDPAKAEAGVNAIFAQFSQYEPNYSALGDVGRHNDYGYPSVMLFTDSNGQDLVSDNTGYNWNGNNLEFSDRDYTSNESQILWNDMYSIIFTANNVVGSIDAATEDATTQFFLAQGLAARSFSYWVLAQLYQFNYVGHESDPCVPLVTNENSDEAALLGSPRSTVSEVYTQILADIDAAIDLLQSAEENGMVRADKRYVSLAVAYGLRARVNLTMQKWSEAAADATAAIDNSEATPAAIDDVNKPAFWTVDESNWMWGIIISETDEVVESGIVNWISHMGSLNYGYANYSGGKQINKVLFESIPETDVRKGWFLDQNGMSDNLTSEQEDFMVEYSYVPYTQVKFAPYKNEVGTSINSNDIPLMRIEEMYLIKAEAEAMSGGDGAGTLTSFVQTYRDPSFSISGDVQEEVYHQRRIELWGEGLNWFDIMRLNKGVDRRGGAYPNANMIFNIAPGSDILLWRIPEAEVQANRALNEGDNNPSAPVPTPVADL, from the coding sequence ATGAAGAGAAAACATATATTTGCTTTACTAGCAATTAGTTTATTTGCTTTCGTGGGGTGTGAGGATTTAGATACCCTGCCCGAAGGTGATACAATTACATCTTCGCAGAAAGAAGATGTTGTAACGAATGATCCCGCCAAAGCAGAAGCTGGTGTTAACGCCATTTTTGCTCAATTTAGCCAATACGAGCCAAACTATAGCGCATTAGGCGATGTAGGCCGTCATAACGACTATGGTTATCCTTCAGTAATGCTTTTCACCGATTCTAATGGTCAGGACCTGGTTTCTGATAATACCGGTTATAACTGGAATGGTAACAACCTTGAATTCTCTGATCGTGATTACACATCAAACGAAAGTCAGATTTTGTGGAACGATATGTATTCGATCATCTTTACAGCGAATAACGTTGTAGGTTCTATCGATGCAGCCACTGAAGATGCAACTACACAGTTTTTCCTTGCACAAGGTTTAGCTGCACGTTCATTTAGTTATTGGGTACTAGCACAGTTGTACCAGTTTAACTATGTAGGTCACGAGTCTGATCCTTGTGTGCCTCTTGTTACCAACGAAAACTCAGACGAAGCAGCTTTGTTAGGTTCTCCAAGATCGACTGTTAGTGAAGTTTATACCCAAATTTTGGCTGATATTGATGCAGCTATTGATTTATTACAGTCGGCCGAAGAAAACGGAATGGTTCGTGCCGACAAACGTTACGTTAGTCTGGCAGTAGCCTATGGACTTCGTGCCCGTGTAAACCTTACCATGCAAAAATGGAGCGAAGCAGCAGCCGATGCAACAGCAGCTATTGATAACTCGGAAGCTACACCTGCCGCTATTGATGATGTTAACAAACCAGCTTTCTGGACTGTTGACGAATCAAACTGGATGTGGGGAATAATTATTTCTGAAACCGACGAAGTGGTTGAATCAGGTATTGTAAACTGGATTTCTCACATGGGATCTTTGAATTATGGTTATGCCAACTACTCGGGAGGTAAACAAATTAACAAAGTATTATTCGAATCAATTCCTGAAACGGATGTTCGTAAAGGTTGGTTTTTAGATCAAAACGGTATGTCAGACAACCTGACTTCGGAGCAAGAGGATTTTATGGTTGAGTACAGTTATGTGCCATACACGCAAGTAAAATTTGCACCTTACAAAAACGAGGTGGGTACTTCAATAAACTCAAATGATATTCCTTTAATGCGAATTGAAGAAATGTACCTGATTAAAGCTGAAGCTGAAGCAATGAGTGGAGGTGATGGAGCAGGTACGCTGACTAGTTTTGTTCAAACTTATCGCGATCCTTCTTTTTCCATCAGTGGCGATGTTCAGGAAGAAGTTTATCACCAACGTAGAATTGAGCTATGGGGTGAAGGTCTGAACTGGTTCGATATTATGCGTTTAAACAAAGGCGTTGATCGTAGAGGAGGAGCTTATCCAAATGCCAACATGATTTTCAATATTGCGCCAGGATCTGATATTTTGTTGTGGAGAATTCCTGAGGCAGAGGTTCAGGCAAACCGGGCATTAAACGAAGGCGATAACAATCCTTCCGCACCGGTTCCAACTCCAGTTGCGGATTTATAA